In Malus sylvestris chromosome 16, drMalSylv7.2, whole genome shotgun sequence, the following are encoded in one genomic region:
- the LOC126609256 gene encoding uncharacterized mitochondrial protein AtMg00820-like — translation MVAEYDVGGLDLSGSTQPSRSNVSINIQENTPNDGSIPSEILGHTIRRRKKGHIPKLHFEVDGEAYICIPSEEDKPTSYKEELFSTAKEKWITAMEEKMSSMDKNIVWELVDLLLRRETIGNKWVLKIKRKADGSIDKYKARLMAKGYTQQLGVDYEETFSHVVRFASIHLILAIIAQLDLEL, via the coding sequence ATGGTCGCTGAATATGATGTAGGAGGACTTGATCTAAGTGGGAGTACACAACCCAGTAGGAGTAATGTATCCATAAATATTCAAGAGAATACGCCCAATGATGGGAGTATACCCTCTGAAATTCTAGGTCACACAAttcgaagaagaaagaaaggccACATTCCCAAACTTCATTTTGAAGTTGATGGGGAGGCCTACATTTGCATACCGTCAGAGGAAGACAAACCTACTTCTTACAAAGAAGAGTTGTTTTCAACGGCCAAAGAAAAGTGGATAACTGCAATGGAGGAAAAGATGAGCTCCATGGACAAAAATATTGTATGGGAGTTAGTTGACCTTCTTCTTAGGCGTGAAACCATTGGAAACAAGTGGGTTTTAAAAATCAAACGCAAGGCAGATGGTTCAATTGACAAATATAAGGCACGCCTTATGGCGAAAGGATACACTCAGCAATTGGGTGTAGACTATGAAGAGACATTCTCCCATGTGGTGAGGTTTGCCTCTATTCACCTCATTTTAGCTATTATTGCTCAACTAGATTTGGAACTTTAA